The following are encoded in a window of Mycobacterium sp. ELW1 genomic DNA:
- a CDS encoding phosphotransferase family protein, translating into MRARLASQGISGLRALTGGASSLTFAGDLADRRVVVKVAPPGHAPIAHRDVLRQARIIRALWGTEVPVPQILFDDAGEPPDIPPLFVMSFSHGTSVEPLFDTDDAGPETAVAARFHRAAHTLGVLHRLSPAEFGLTGEPVIAPAAEVDKWCRTLETVDPALAPGWQQVAHALRAATPPPIAPAIVHGDFRLGNLLADEQGITAVIDWEIWSVGDPRVDVGWFLINSDPDTYRRATPYRGTTPPVRELVADYRDAVGSHVPDLEWFQALACFKSTATWSLIVKHNRRRSAPYPELEAMAEALPELLNRAAQYLA; encoded by the coding sequence TTGCGGGCCCGCCTTGCCTCCCAGGGGATTTCCGGGCTGCGGGCGTTGACCGGTGGGGCCTCGAGCCTGACCTTCGCCGGTGACCTCGCCGATCGTCGTGTCGTTGTGAAAGTCGCCCCGCCCGGCCACGCGCCCATCGCGCACCGCGACGTCCTCCGTCAGGCCAGAATCATTCGCGCCCTGTGGGGCACTGAAGTTCCGGTGCCGCAGATCCTGTTCGACGACGCGGGCGAACCACCGGACATACCACCGCTGTTCGTGATGTCGTTCTCCCACGGAACGTCGGTGGAGCCGCTGTTCGACACCGACGACGCGGGTCCCGAGACCGCGGTCGCCGCGCGGTTCCATCGTGCCGCCCACACTCTGGGTGTGCTGCACCGGCTGTCACCTGCCGAGTTCGGCCTGACCGGCGAACCGGTCATAGCCCCGGCTGCCGAGGTCGACAAATGGTGTCGCACATTGGAAACGGTGGATCCGGCGCTCGCGCCCGGTTGGCAACAGGTTGCGCACGCGTTGCGCGCCGCGACCCCGCCCCCGATCGCGCCGGCAATCGTGCACGGCGACTTCCGATTGGGCAACCTGCTGGCCGACGAGCAGGGCATCACCGCTGTGATCGACTGGGAGATCTGGTCGGTCGGCGACCCGCGTGTCGACGTCGGCTGGTTCCTGATCAACTCCGACCCGGACACCTATCGGCGAGCCACCCCCTACCGCGGGACGACCCCGCCGGTGCGCGAACTGGTCGCCGATTACCGGGATGCGGTCGGAAGCCACGTACCCGACCTCGAATGGTTCCAGGCGCTCGCCTGTTTCAAGTCGACGGCCACCTGGTCGCTGATCGTCAAACACAACCGGCGCCGATCCGCACCATATCCGGAGCTGGAGGCGATGGCCGAGGCCCTGCCCGAGTTACTCAACCGAGCGGCCCAGTACCTGGCTTGA
- a CDS encoding NAD(P)-dependent oxidoreductase, whose product MSQRTVLVTGAFGQVGWRCTEILVNRGYTVVATDLPTETSRTVAARLAAGRHPGTFLPVYADLTDADAVSGMLSDHPPTAIVHLAAMLAPASYRNPKLARRVNVGGTTNLVRAAATLPEPPTVIYASSASVYGSRNPYRYPELITPQTPANPIDQYGEDKVLAEKVITDGGLPHAMLRLAGVISPDAAGSMNSDYLVLMRATPGDNRLHTVDARDVALAFANGVDRAKAIDGKVLLIGGDETHLHTHRDVEDDMMSAMGLGRLGAGASLPGDPDDERGWSFTGWYDTTESQALLDFQEHPWSDTVAWVAGSQSGALKTVLGVAGPVIRPVMRLVLAAQRRQEGRGRYADPWNFIASKYGPEVLAGAGD is encoded by the coding sequence ATGTCACAACGCACAGTTCTGGTCACCGGGGCATTCGGTCAAGTCGGCTGGCGTTGCACCGAAATCCTCGTGAACCGCGGGTACACCGTCGTCGCCACCGACCTGCCGACCGAGACGTCCCGGACGGTCGCGGCCCGGCTGGCCGCCGGGCGCCACCCCGGAACATTCCTGCCGGTGTACGCCGACCTGACCGACGCCGATGCGGTGAGCGGAATGCTCAGCGACCACCCTCCTACCGCGATCGTCCACCTGGCCGCGATGCTGGCACCGGCCTCCTACCGCAATCCGAAACTGGCTCGCCGGGTCAATGTCGGCGGTACCACCAATCTGGTGCGGGCCGCCGCCACACTGCCCGAACCACCGACGGTCATCTATGCATCCAGTGCGTCGGTGTACGGGTCCCGAAACCCTTATCGCTACCCCGAACTGATCACCCCGCAGACGCCGGCCAATCCCATCGACCAGTACGGCGAGGACAAGGTGCTGGCCGAGAAGGTGATCACCGATGGCGGCCTGCCGCATGCGATGTTGCGCCTGGCCGGTGTCATCTCCCCCGACGCCGCAGGCTCGATGAACAGTGACTATCTGGTTCTGATGCGGGCCACTCCCGGCGACAACCGGTTGCACACCGTCGACGCCCGTGACGTCGCGTTGGCCTTCGCCAACGGGGTCGACCGCGCCAAGGCCATCGACGGCAAGGTGTTGTTGATCGGCGGCGATGAAACCCACCTGCACACGCATCGCGACGTCGAAGACGACATGATGTCCGCGATGGGACTCGGCCGGCTCGGGGCCGGTGCCAGTCTTCCCGGCGACCCCGACGACGAGCGGGGCTGGAGCTTCACCGGGTGGTATGACACGACGGAATCCCAAGCGTTGCTGGACTTTCAAGAACATCCCTGGTCCGACACCGTGGCCTGGGTGGCCGGATCGCAGAGCGGTGCACTGAAGACCGTTCTCGGGGTGGCCGGACCAGTGATCAGGCCCGTGATGCGACTGGTGCTGGCCGCGCAACGCCGCCAGGAAGGCCGCGGCCGGTACGCCGACCCGTGGAACTTCATCGCAAGTAAGTACGGCCCCGAAGTCCTGGCCGGTGCGGGCGACTAG
- a CDS encoding LLM class flavin-dependent oxidoreductase, translating to MVEWHLYIPQSRMGIDDLVLRARTAEASGFDGVAFLDHLETPMAPASPIWEAMTTATWVAARTERLRIGHLVLCDPFRAPAVLAKQAVTLAEASGGRFDLGLGSGSMPDELAKFGFGNATGKQRVAALEQTLIALKGYWAGDDAQQPQPSRPIPLLLGGRGPRMLELVRQYADWWNLPATYVQELPKLLPAIGAARASVQQMVGFIGRNADGDEVADKSLRRWGHLGPGLVCGRADELIAYFARLRDQGAQRFYIWFADFGAPESIAEFGETVIAAFPN from the coding sequence ATGGTCGAGTGGCACCTGTACATCCCGCAAAGCCGAATGGGCATCGACGATTTGGTGCTGCGAGCCCGGACGGCCGAAGCAAGCGGTTTCGACGGGGTGGCCTTCCTCGATCATCTCGAGACGCCGATGGCACCGGCCAGCCCGATTTGGGAAGCGATGACGACGGCGACCTGGGTGGCCGCCCGAACCGAGCGCCTGCGGATCGGTCACCTGGTGCTCTGCGATCCCTTCCGTGCGCCCGCGGTGTTGGCCAAGCAGGCCGTCACACTTGCCGAGGCATCGGGCGGACGATTCGATCTGGGCCTGGGCTCCGGGTCCATGCCCGACGAGCTGGCCAAGTTCGGATTCGGCAACGCGACAGGAAAGCAGCGGGTAGCCGCTCTCGAGCAGACCCTCATCGCGCTGAAGGGGTACTGGGCCGGTGACGACGCCCAGCAGCCCCAACCGAGCAGGCCGATCCCGCTGCTGCTCGGCGGTCGCGGACCCCGGATGCTGGAGCTGGTACGCCAGTACGCCGACTGGTGGAACCTGCCCGCCACCTACGTCCAGGAGTTGCCGAAACTGTTGCCCGCCATCGGCGCGGCGCGCGCCTCAGTCCAGCAGATGGTCGGGTTCATCGGCCGCAACGCCGACGGCGACGAGGTGGCTGACAAGAGTCTGCGACGCTGGGGGCATCTCGGTCCCGGTCTGGTCTGTGGCCGTGCCGACGAACTCATCGCGTACTTCGCCCGACTGCGTGACCAAGGGGCGCAACGGTTTTACATTTGGTTTGCCGATTTCGGTGCACCCGAGTCGATCGCCGAGTTCGGCGAAACGGTGATCGCGGCCTTCCCGAACTGA
- a CDS encoding TIM barrel protein yields the protein MHEQLSVHDVTFLGASPAELQRHWTQLGMRCLSVIDTELLDPDFRRIVGSGDYLVQAVCHVFGSGLVPNDRRTAGAARSALSRLIDVAASVDARCIYLLTGGRGELNWSEAAEAFGTAIEPCLHEAAQAGISLAIENANALYADIHMAHSLRDTITLAESAGLDICIDLFHCWAEADLVGLLRRALPRTRLIQLSDYVLGDRALPARAVPGDGGIPIESFVAQALADGYRFGFDLELLGPRIDAEGRLPAAQRACDAVSGMLDRLGG from the coding sequence ATGCACGAGCAGCTGTCCGTCCACGACGTCACCTTCCTGGGGGCGAGTCCGGCTGAACTGCAACGCCATTGGACGCAACTCGGTATGCGGTGTCTCAGTGTCATCGACACCGAGCTGCTTGATCCCGACTTCCGGCGAATCGTCGGATCTGGTGACTATCTGGTGCAGGCGGTCTGCCACGTCTTCGGTTCCGGCCTGGTCCCGAATGACCGGCGGACGGCCGGCGCCGCCCGCAGCGCACTGTCTCGGCTGATCGACGTCGCTGCATCCGTCGATGCCCGCTGCATCTACCTGCTCACGGGAGGCCGTGGCGAGCTCAACTGGTCGGAGGCCGCCGAGGCCTTCGGCACGGCGATTGAGCCGTGCCTGCACGAGGCCGCACAGGCCGGCATCAGCCTGGCCATCGAGAATGCCAACGCCCTGTACGCCGATATCCACATGGCGCACAGCCTGCGCGACACCATCACGCTCGCCGAATCGGCCGGACTCGACATCTGTATCGATCTGTTCCACTGCTGGGCCGAGGCCGACCTTGTGGGCTTGCTGCGCAGGGCGCTTCCTCGGACGCGGTTGATCCAGCTGAGTGACTATGTGCTGGGCGACCGCGCGCTGCCTGCCCGGGCGGTACCGGGTGATGGCGGGATCCCGATCGAATCGTTTGTGGCCCAGGCCCTGGCCGATGGCTATCGGTTCGGCTTCGACCTCGAGCTGCTGGGGCCGAGAATCGACGCAGAAGGACGGCTGCCGGCAGCGCAGCGGGCGTGTGATGCGGTCAGCGGGATGCTCGACCGGCTCGGCGGCTGA
- a CDS encoding HNH endonuclease signature motif containing protein, with the protein MSSIRAALDALDAAVELVGAADIEELPAPERFAAIERLETAVRRQVAVSHEQITHLERYEGCPPVSIVLADVLRISRSAAKRRVRDAEQLTPRTTLTGEQLPPLLPATGKAWNSGLLDGEHVRVIQKFFRELPDHVGPVEIEKAERTLAEHAQTMRPDQLEKIADRLATHLNPDGKYSEEDRARKRGFVWCGGQRADGMSAGKLVADPQLRAMLDAWMAKFAAPKPDGDEPDLRSHAQRQHDALAELVRGRLGDPKLGRHNGLPVTVIVSTTLQDLQAGAGHAVTAGGTLLPISDLIQMATPAHHYLAVFDGVTGQSLWLGRSKRLASADQRIMLLAKYRGCTAPGCTVNGYNSHVHHAAKDWKHGGSTDIDDLTLTCKCDNLLVENHGWTTRQLADGHTEWTPPQDVPLIGGTNTYHHPERLLPKDDEKD; encoded by the coding sequence ATGAGTTCGATACGAGCGGCGTTGGATGCGCTTGACGCGGCGGTCGAGCTCGTGGGTGCCGCCGATATCGAGGAACTGCCCGCGCCGGAACGCTTCGCGGCCATCGAGCGGCTAGAAACTGCGGTGCGTCGCCAGGTCGCGGTCTCGCACGAGCAGATCACCCATCTGGAGCGCTACGAGGGCTGCCCGCCGGTTTCGATCGTGTTGGCCGACGTGTTGCGGATCAGCCGCTCGGCGGCCAAGCGTCGGGTCCGTGATGCTGAACAGTTGACGCCGCGGACCACGCTGACCGGTGAGCAGTTGCCGCCGCTCTTGCCGGCGACGGGGAAGGCTTGGAATTCCGGGCTTCTCGACGGTGAGCACGTGCGGGTCATTCAGAAGTTCTTCCGCGAGCTACCCGATCATGTCGGGCCGGTCGAGATCGAGAAGGCTGAACGCACCCTCGCCGAGCACGCCCAGACCATGCGACCCGATCAGCTGGAGAAGATCGCCGACCGGCTGGCCACCCACCTCAACCCCGATGGGAAGTACTCCGAGGAGGACCGGGCACGCAAGCGCGGGTTCGTGTGGTGCGGCGGGCAGCGCGCCGACGGCATGAGTGCCGGGAAGTTGGTGGCCGATCCGCAGCTGCGGGCGATGCTGGATGCGTGGATGGCGAAATTCGCCGCACCCAAACCCGACGGTGACGAGCCCGACCTACGTAGCCATGCCCAACGCCAGCACGATGCGTTGGCGGAATTGGTTCGCGGGCGGCTGGGAGACCCCAAACTCGGCCGGCACAACGGCCTTCCGGTCACCGTGATCGTGTCGACGACACTGCAGGACCTGCAGGCCGGCGCCGGGCACGCGGTCACCGCAGGCGGCACCCTGCTCCCGATCAGCGACCTGATCCAGATGGCCACCCCCGCCCACCACTACCTGGCGGTCTTCGACGGCGTCACCGGCCAATCACTCTGGCTGGGCCGATCCAAACGATTGGCCTCAGCCGACCAGCGCATCATGCTGTTGGCCAAATACCGTGGCTGCACCGCACCCGGCTGCACCGTCAACGGCTACAACAGCCACGTCCACCACGCCGCCAAAGACTGGAAACACGGCGGCAGCACCGACATCGACGACCTCACCCTGACCTGCAAATGCGACAACCTCTTGGTCGAAAACCACGGCTGGACCACCCGTCAACTCGCCGACGGCCACACCGAATGGACACCGCCGCAGGATGTTCCGCTGATCGGCGGCACGAACACCTACCACCACCCCGAACGCCTACTCCCCAAAGACGACGAAAAGGACTAG
- a CDS encoding SDR family NAD(P)-dependent oxidoreductase produces MSGRCTGKVALVTGSSRGLGKAIAQRLAAEGATVVLTARTAEPDPKYDGSLVQTQQEIVDAGGTAVTIAADLSDSADRERLFAETVAQVGAPDIVINNAAVTFLRPLDGFPERRVRLMLEMHVVAPLHLTQLAIPAMRERGRGWVLNLTSVGGDLPPGPPFSEFDRTAGFGIYGTVKAAVNRMTKSLAAELYDDGIAVNAAAPTNPVATPGAGSLDLAKTDTEDIELITRTALELCTGDPSTVTGRIVQTQTFLREIGALS; encoded by the coding sequence GTGTCAGGACGGTGCACAGGCAAGGTCGCATTGGTGACCGGCAGTAGCCGGGGCCTCGGCAAGGCGATAGCGCAGCGACTGGCCGCCGAGGGCGCCACCGTGGTGCTGACCGCCCGCACCGCCGAACCCGATCCGAAGTACGACGGCTCACTGGTACAGACCCAGCAGGAGATCGTCGACGCCGGCGGCACCGCCGTCACCATCGCCGCGGACCTGTCCGACTCCGCGGACCGCGAGCGGTTGTTCGCCGAGACCGTTGCTCAGGTCGGCGCCCCGGACATCGTCATCAACAACGCCGCGGTCACCTTCCTGCGCCCGCTGGACGGATTCCCCGAGCGGCGGGTCCGGTTGATGCTGGAGATGCACGTCGTTGCACCGCTGCACCTGACGCAGCTCGCCATCCCGGCCATGCGGGAGCGCGGCCGCGGGTGGGTGCTCAACCTCACCTCGGTCGGCGGCGATCTGCCCCCGGGACCGCCGTTCTCCGAGTTCGACCGCACCGCCGGGTTCGGGATCTACGGCACGGTCAAGGCGGCGGTGAACCGGATGACGAAAAGCCTTGCGGCCGAGTTGTACGACGACGGTATCGCCGTGAACGCCGCCGCGCCGACCAACCCTGTCGCCACTCCGGGGGCCGGCAGCCTGGACCTCGCGAAGACCGATACCGAGGACATCGAGCTGATCACGAGGACCGCGTTGGAGCTGTGTACCGGCGATCCGTCGACCGTGACCGGGCGCATCGTGCAGACCCAGACATTTCTTCGCGAGATCGGCGCGCTGAGCTGA
- a CDS encoding TetR/AcrR family transcriptional regulator, with amino-acid sequence MAQASSDAQRRGGRPTQAEAAALHLRIREAAVRTFLENGYDATTMVAIAEAAGIAKPTLYARYPDKRAVFLDVIPWAFSRAVPVDTGDAADEQDLRAALVAIGEGALRQALDPDIVQLHRIARNEAHRFPEFALSADSLGWARRQRQVMDLLARHAESGAIEVDDIELAAEHFLAMVEVLPARLADFGLYRSHQEERRRLLHAVDLFLHGILPR; translated from the coding sequence ATGGCACAGGCGTCGTCGGATGCGCAGCGGCGGGGCGGACGGCCGACGCAAGCTGAAGCCGCGGCTCTGCACCTTCGGATCCGGGAAGCGGCGGTGCGGACGTTTCTCGAGAACGGCTACGACGCGACGACGATGGTTGCGATCGCCGAGGCAGCCGGAATCGCCAAACCGACGCTGTACGCCCGATACCCTGACAAGCGCGCGGTGTTCCTCGACGTCATCCCGTGGGCGTTCAGCCGGGCGGTGCCGGTCGACACCGGCGATGCCGCCGACGAGCAGGATTTGCGTGCCGCCTTGGTCGCCATCGGCGAAGGTGCGCTGCGTCAAGCGCTCGATCCGGACATCGTGCAGCTGCATCGAATCGCGCGAAACGAAGCGCACCGCTTTCCCGAATTCGCGCTCAGCGCCGACTCTCTCGGCTGGGCGCGCCGCCAGCGGCAGGTGATGGATCTCCTTGCGCGCCATGCCGAGTCCGGTGCCATCGAAGTCGACGACATCGAACTCGCGGCAGAGCATTTCCTGGCCATGGTCGAGGTGTTGCCCGCCCGGTTGGCCGATTTCGGCCTCTACCGCAGCCACCAGGAAGAGCGCCGACGTCTGCTGCACGCGGTCGATTTGTTCCTGCACGGAATCCTGCCTCGGTAA
- a CDS encoding sulfotransferase: MTDRLDAADLLTRARAETGCDDFGDPSLPERFTLAVDHLNGVGLDANGIAEAERVCHWLLTSRLELIADRSRFPIPDEVIDRPMFVTGEPRSGTTLMHALMSVDPHGRALRFWEVMYPSPPPGLAAAGDPRRDKADADWREINTTMPKWLHSHPYNDMLGDGLPEDERTWAYDFRVMTPTAWWRVPMPTLVGGLPTDPAAQYRLHKAMLQQCQYHRPRKYWVLKGFHGFRLEAFFDTYPDANLLWLHRDPVQVAASRTMMMADILEGILGPVDLQAAARMHLELTRASIKNTMSAPLVDDPRIMHIPYLDFIADPIATVRNYYAFCGRDLSGGAESAMRTYLAENRGDRYGKFRYSTSLLTDIGENLDDLHAEFAPFRERFGVPIEKRD; encoded by the coding sequence ATGACCGACCGACTGGATGCCGCTGATCTGCTCACCCGCGCGCGGGCCGAGACCGGCTGCGACGACTTCGGCGATCCGAGCCTGCCGGAGCGGTTCACCCTGGCCGTCGATCACCTCAACGGTGTCGGCCTGGACGCCAACGGAATTGCCGAGGCCGAGCGTGTCTGCCACTGGCTGTTGACGTCGCGACTGGAACTGATCGCGGACCGGAGCCGCTTTCCGATTCCGGACGAGGTGATCGACCGGCCGATGTTTGTCACAGGCGAGCCACGCTCGGGCACCACATTGATGCACGCCCTGATGTCGGTGGACCCGCACGGCCGTGCGCTTCGCTTCTGGGAAGTGATGTACCCGTCGCCGCCGCCGGGCCTTGCCGCTGCGGGCGATCCGCGCCGGGACAAAGCCGATGCCGACTGGCGTGAGATCAACACCACGATGCCCAAATGGCTGCACAGCCATCCGTACAACGACATGCTCGGTGACGGACTTCCGGAAGACGAACGCACCTGGGCGTACGACTTCCGGGTGATGACACCGACCGCATGGTGGCGGGTGCCGATGCCGACGCTCGTCGGCGGACTGCCGACGGATCCGGCTGCGCAGTACCGGCTGCACAAGGCGATGTTGCAACAGTGCCAATACCACCGGCCACGCAAATACTGGGTGCTGAAGGGTTTCCACGGCTTCCGTCTGGAGGCATTCTTCGACACCTACCCCGACGCGAATCTGCTCTGGCTGCACCGTGATCCGGTACAGGTCGCCGCATCGCGCACCATGATGATGGCCGACATCCTCGAGGGCATCCTCGGGCCCGTCGACCTCCAGGCCGCCGCAAGGATGCATCTCGAATTGACCCGGGCCAGCATCAAGAACACGATGAGCGCGCCACTGGTCGACGATCCGCGCATCATGCACATCCCGTATCTCGATTTCATCGCAGACCCGATTGCGACCGTACGGAACTACTACGCCTTCTGCGGTCGTGATCTCAGCGGCGGGGCTGAGTCGGCCATGCGCACCTACCTGGCCGAGAACCGTGGCGACCGCTATGGCAAATTCCGCTACTCCACATCGCTGTTGACCGACATCGGGGAGAACCTGGACGATCTACACGCCGAGTTCGCACCGTTCCGGGAACGCTTCGGAGTCCCGATCGAAAAGCGGGACTGA
- a CDS encoding LLM class flavin-dependent oxidoreductase, translating to MDVQPAAFLRTTLPLDLSCLTDLDSGRYHSIWLPDHMVSFWPDSLWTPEFTDLATVSPSPHRHLDGMAVAAAAAVLTTTVPLATSVVDTVRRHPTLLAQSALTIDHLSRGRFILGLGSGESENIVPYGFDFAKPVSRFEEALKVIRLLWDSPGPVDFHGQFYRLEHARLDTEPYAGRVPPIWIGASGPRMLEIVGRYADGWWPAGAWTPDHYAEMLRTVRQSADRAGRDPMAITPCFVQVCLIGEDDAAIERIVRAPLVASFLLQVSAPVLRRFGFDHPMGEDWAGFHDINPATLTRERVVDFLARVDPEAILALVPHGTPKQVARTIKSYVDAGLRVPKILDYSTMAGLEFSAASAANVRRTEDELLILCGGRP from the coding sequence ATGGACGTCCAGCCGGCCGCATTCCTGCGCACCACCCTTCCGTTGGATCTGTCCTGCCTCACCGACCTGGACAGTGGTCGATACCACTCGATCTGGTTACCCGACCATATGGTCAGTTTCTGGCCGGATTCGTTGTGGACGCCGGAATTCACCGACCTGGCCACCGTGTCACCGTCGCCGCACCGACATCTCGACGGCATGGCGGTCGCTGCCGCCGCGGCAGTGCTCACCACCACCGTGCCCTTGGCCACCAGCGTGGTCGACACGGTCCGTCGCCATCCCACACTCCTTGCCCAGAGCGCCCTGACCATCGACCACCTGTCGCGCGGTCGGTTCATCTTGGGGCTCGGCAGTGGTGAGAGCGAGAACATCGTGCCGTACGGCTTCGACTTCGCCAAGCCCGTCAGCCGTTTCGAGGAGGCGCTGAAAGTCATTCGGCTGCTGTGGGATAGCCCCGGGCCGGTCGACTTCCACGGCCAGTTCTACCGGCTGGAGCACGCCCGCCTCGACACCGAGCCTTACGCGGGACGCGTCCCGCCGATCTGGATCGGTGCCAGCGGCCCGCGCATGCTCGAAATCGTCGGCCGGTACGCCGATGGCTGGTGGCCGGCCGGCGCATGGACCCCTGATCACTATGCGGAGATGTTGCGCACCGTGCGCCAGTCAGCCGACCGAGCGGGCCGGGACCCGATGGCGATCACCCCGTGTTTCGTGCAGGTGTGCCTGATCGGTGAGGACGACGCCGCCATCGAGCGGATCGTCCGGGCGCCGCTGGTGGCCAGCTTCCTGCTGCAGGTATCGGCACCGGTGTTGCGCCGCTTCGGATTCGACCATCCGATGGGCGAGGACTGGGCCGGGTTCCATGACATCAACCCGGCCACCCTCACCCGGGAGCGCGTCGTCGATTTCCTTGCCCGCGTGGATCCCGAGGCGATTCTCGCCCTGGTCCCGCACGGTACCCCAAAGCAGGTCGCACGGACCATCAAGTCCTATGTCGACGCCGGGCTTCGGGTTCCCAAGATCCTGGACTACAGCACGATGGCAGGTCTGGAATTCAGCGCGGCATCGGCGGCCAACGTACGCCGGACCGAAGATGAGCTGCTGATCCTGTGCGGGGGACGGCCATGA
- a CDS encoding nuclear transport factor 2 family protein, which translates to MDIEEIKKLKARYCRLLDTKDWAGWRDVFTDDFVSDTTPSGGVLITGADNMVEFIKKTLGKPSQPTVHQVHAPEIELTSSSTATGIWALNDVVRLAPGVNLAGYGHYHETYEKADGQWRIKTSTLTRLREDVFNPLFSIRISPRLRDSAARLARKRGMV; encoded by the coding sequence ATGGACATCGAAGAGATCAAGAAGCTGAAAGCCCGATATTGCCGCCTGCTCGACACCAAAGACTGGGCAGGCTGGCGGGACGTCTTCACCGACGACTTCGTCAGTGACACCACCCCATCCGGCGGTGTGCTCATCACCGGCGCCGACAACATGGTCGAGTTCATCAAGAAGACTCTGGGCAAGCCCTCGCAACCCACCGTGCATCAGGTTCACGCCCCAGAGATCGAGCTGACCTCCTCATCCACCGCCACAGGAATCTGGGCACTGAACGACGTTGTGCGCCTTGCCCCCGGCGTCAACCTCGCGGGGTATGGCCACTATCACGAGACCTACGAGAAGGCCGACGGACAGTGGCGGATCAAGACTTCCACCCTGACCAGGCTGCGCGAGGACGTATTCAATCCCCTATTCTCCATTCGGATTTCGCCACGCCTGCGTGATTCCGCGGCGCGGCTGGCACGAAAGCGAGGCATGGTCTGA
- a CDS encoding TauD/TfdA family dioxygenase: MSLSVVDIAPAIASEVRATKADLLSGVHADSLRDLLERRGVLVFPQIGFSDAEQVEFTETLGIFAPERTGEQVYSVTLDTSINELADYLKGSLYWHIDGTMNSVPIRASLLSSKVVCPDGSGDTEFANTYAAYDALDEADKHALESLRVMHSAWNTLFYYEPEPSYTTLRAMMAIGDRELPLVWNHRSGRKSLVLGCTARHVVDMDFRKSVELLVRLRDWATRPEFVYRHHWTVGDRVVWDNTGTMHRATPYDPQSGRLLHRTKLEGEEPFA; encoded by the coding sequence ATGAGCCTGTCGGTTGTAGATATCGCACCGGCTATCGCCTCCGAAGTCCGGGCCACCAAGGCGGACTTGCTCAGCGGTGTGCATGCCGACAGCCTTCGTGACCTCCTCGAACGCCGCGGTGTGCTGGTGTTTCCGCAGATCGGTTTCAGCGACGCCGAGCAGGTCGAATTCACCGAGACGCTGGGCATATTCGCGCCGGAACGCACCGGAGAGCAGGTCTATTCCGTCACGCTGGACACCAGCATCAACGAGCTGGCCGACTATCTGAAAGGCTCGCTGTACTGGCACATCGACGGGACGATGAACAGCGTGCCGATCCGCGCCTCGCTGCTGTCGAGCAAGGTCGTGTGCCCGGACGGCTCCGGCGACACCGAATTCGCCAATACCTATGCGGCCTACGACGCGCTGGACGAAGCCGACAAGCACGCGCTCGAATCGCTGCGGGTGATGCACTCGGCGTGGAACACGCTGTTCTACTACGAGCCCGAACCCAGCTACACGACGCTGCGGGCGATGATGGCGATCGGCGACCGCGAACTTCCGCTGGTGTGGAACCACCGCTCTGGGCGCAAATCCCTGGTGCTGGGGTGCACGGCGCGCCACGTGGTGGACATGGACTTCCGCAAGAGCGTCGAACTGCTTGTCCGGTTACGGGATTGGGCCACCCGACCTGAGTTCGTCTACCGCCACCACTGGACGGTCGGCGACCGGGTCGTCTGGGACAACACCGGAACCATGCACCGCGCCACGCCCTACGATCCGCAGTCCGGCAGGTTGCTGCACCGCACCAAGCTGGAAGGCGAGGAGCCGTTCGCCTGA